Proteins encoded together in one Psychrobacter sp. 28M-43 window:
- the prpF gene encoding 2-methylaconitate cis-trans isomerase PrpF codes for MIQVTTSPAPQLSIPATYMRGGTSKGTFFKLSELPERCQVAGESRDNFLLRVIGSPDPYGKQIDGLGNGSSSTSKTVILSASDRPDHDVNYLFGQVNIAKPMIDWAGNCGNLTAAVGACAINMGLVDADKINNSIDEDAESGICEVRIWQENIGKTIIAHVPVYLDAQNKVQVQETGDFELDGVTFPAAEVKIEFIDPVDATSDMFPTGNLVDDFDVTGCGLEADSVKATFISAGIPTIFMKAEDLGFTGTELQGDINSDGELLAKLEKIRATGGVAMGLFKDVSEAQTSQHIPKVAWVGAAQSYTASSGKSVDADEIDLVVRAMSMGQLHHAMMGTAAVAIAAAATTQGTLVNEAAGGNELTEVRFGHPSGTLLVGGKTELVDGRWQAKKVSMSRSARRIMVGEVFVPADAF; via the coding sequence ATGATCCAAGTCACCACTTCCCCCGCCCCCCAACTATCAATCCCTGCTACCTATATGCGTGGCGGTACCTCCAAAGGTACGTTCTTTAAATTATCTGAGCTACCTGAGCGCTGCCAAGTCGCTGGCGAATCACGTGATAACTTCCTATTACGTGTCATCGGCAGCCCAGATCCTTACGGTAAGCAGATTGATGGTTTGGGCAATGGCAGTTCTAGTACGTCAAAAACGGTTATTTTATCGGCCTCTGACAGACCAGATCACGATGTGAATTATCTGTTCGGACAAGTCAATATCGCCAAACCAATGATTGACTGGGCGGGTAACTGTGGCAACTTAACCGCGGCCGTCGGTGCCTGTGCCATTAATATGGGTTTGGTCGATGCCGACAAAATTAATAACAGCATCGATGAAGATGCTGAAAGCGGGATTTGTGAAGTACGCATTTGGCAAGAAAATATCGGTAAGACGATTATTGCCCATGTACCAGTCTATTTAGATGCACAAAACAAAGTACAAGTTCAAGAAACAGGAGACTTTGAATTAGACGGTGTCACCTTCCCTGCTGCTGAAGTCAAAATTGAGTTTATTGACCCTGTAGATGCCACTAGCGACATGTTCCCTACTGGTAACTTAGTCGATGACTTCGATGTTACTGGCTGCGGTCTAGAGGCTGATAGCGTCAAAGCGACCTTCATTAGCGCTGGTATCCCAACCATCTTTATGAAAGCAGAAGATTTAGGCTTTACGGGTACTGAATTACAAGGCGACATCAATAGCGATGGTGAGCTACTTGCCAAACTTGAGAAAATCCGTGCCACAGGCGGTGTGGCGATGGGATTATTTAAAGACGTTTCTGAAGCACAGACTAGCCAACACATTCCTAAAGTCGCTTGGGTAGGTGCAGCACAGAGCTATACCGCCTCTAGTGGTAAATCGGTCGATGCAGACGAGATTGATTTAGTGGTACGTGCTATGAGTATGGGTCAACTGCATCATGCCATGATGGGTACAGCCGCAGTCGCTATTGCCGCCGCGGCAACCACACAAGGTACGCTTGTTAACGAAGCTGCTGGCGGTAATGAGCTGACAGAGGTGCGTTTTGGCCATCCATCAGGTACATTGCTCGTCGGTGGAAAAACTGAACTAGTCGATGGGCGCTGGCAAGCCAAAAAAGTGTCGATGAGCCGCTCAGCAAGGCGTATCATGGTTGGTGAGGTTTTTGTGCCAGCGGATGCGTTTTAA
- a CDS encoding Txe/YoeB family addiction module toxin: MSEQLAWTDAAWKDYLYWQTQDKKTLKRINKLITECKRNPFEGIGKPEPLKENLSGFWSRRIDDANRLVYAVDDNYLTIISCRYHY, from the coding sequence ATGAGTGAGCAACTAGCATGGACAGATGCTGCGTGGAAAGACTACCTGTACTGGCAAACGCAAGACAAAAAAACACTCAAACGTATTAACAAACTCATCACCGAATGTAAGCGTAATCCGTTTGAAGGCATCGGCAAACCTGAACCTCTAAAAGAAAACCTATCAGGATTTTGGTCCCGACGCATCGATGATGCCAATCGGTTGGTATATGCCGTCGATGATAACTATCTGACGATTATCTCTTGTCGCTATCATTATTAA
- the acnD gene encoding Fe/S-dependent 2-methylisocitrate dehydratase AcnD, producing the protein MNEQFKKPLPGTDLYYFDTREAVESIEAGAYDKLPFCSKVLCENLVRRCPPEELTDALKQHIEGKQDLDFPWYPARVVCHDILGQTAFVDLAGLRDAIAEQGGDPSKVNPIVPTQLIVDHSLAVEHAGFEDDAFEKNRAIEERRNDDRFHFINWCQYAFDNVNVVPPGNGIMHQINLEKMSPVVQVVHNKAGEEVAFADTLVGTDSHTPMVDALGVISIGVGGLEAESVMLGNPSYMRLPDYVGVKLTGKLQKGITGTDLVLAMTEFLRDAGVVSTYIEFFGDGARQLSVGDRASISNMTPEYGATAAMFYIDEQTTDYLRLTGRSEEQIKLVEQYAKQTGLWADGMEKAEYARVLEFDLSSVVRNMAGPSRPHARVSTTDLVAKGIAHGADEKLPEPKDGLMPDGAVIIAAITSCTNTSNPRNMVAAGLVARNANAKGLLRKPWVKSSLAPGSKTVKMYLEEAGLMPELQEIGFDVVGFACTTCNGMSGALDPDIEKEIIDNDLFTTAVLSGNRNFDGRIHPYAKQAFLASPPLVIAYAIAGNIRFDIEKDSLGKDQDGNDVYLKDIWFDDEEVDAIVAAAVKPEQFNAVYIPMFDEAKKDTGKALSPLYDWREMTTYIRRPPYWEGKMAKKNKLTGLRPLAVLGDNITTDHMSPSNAILGSSAAGEYLDTMGLPAEDYNSYATHRGDHLTAQRATFANPKLLNEMVRDEKGDIIQGSLAKVEPEGQVMRMWEAIETYMNREQPLIIIAGDGYGQGSSRDWAAKGVRLAGVEAVVAEDFERIHRQNLVGMGALPLQFEEGTTRHTLNIDGTETFDVTGEVSAGGLMTLVIHRTDGSTTETPIICRLDTADEVKMYNAGGMLQRFAKEFIEGTLDIV; encoded by the coding sequence ATGAACGAACAATTCAAAAAGCCACTTCCCGGTACTGATCTTTATTACTTTGACACCCGCGAGGCTGTCGAGAGTATCGAAGCTGGCGCGTATGACAAGCTACCATTTTGCTCAAAAGTCTTGTGTGAAAACCTAGTACGCCGTTGCCCACCAGAAGAGTTAACCGATGCGCTAAAGCAACATATCGAAGGCAAGCAAGATCTAGATTTTCCTTGGTACCCTGCCCGCGTGGTTTGTCATGATATCTTGGGTCAGACTGCTTTTGTTGATTTGGCAGGCTTGCGTGATGCTATCGCTGAGCAAGGCGGTGATCCGTCTAAGGTAAACCCTATCGTGCCAACTCAGCTTATCGTTGACCATTCATTGGCCGTTGAGCACGCAGGCTTCGAAGATGACGCATTTGAGAAAAACCGTGCGATTGAAGAGCGCCGCAACGATGACCGTTTTCACTTTATTAACTGGTGCCAGTATGCCTTTGACAATGTAAACGTCGTGCCGCCGGGTAACGGCATCATGCATCAGATTAACCTAGAGAAAATGTCACCTGTCGTACAGGTCGTGCACAATAAAGCGGGTGAAGAAGTCGCGTTTGCCGACACCTTAGTTGGTACTGATAGCCATACGCCGATGGTCGATGCACTAGGTGTAATCTCGATCGGTGTGGGCGGCTTAGAGGCCGAAAGCGTCATGCTAGGTAACCCGTCGTATATGCGCCTACCTGATTATGTGGGTGTTAAATTAACAGGCAAATTGCAAAAAGGCATCACTGGTACGGATCTCGTACTGGCGATGACTGAGTTCTTACGCGACGCAGGTGTGGTCTCTACCTATATCGAATTCTTCGGTGACGGTGCACGCCAGCTAAGTGTCGGTGACCGCGCTTCTATCTCCAACATGACACCTGAATATGGTGCCACTGCCGCGATGTTCTATATCGATGAGCAAACCACTGATTATCTGCGTTTGACTGGTCGCTCTGAGGAACAGATTAAACTGGTTGAGCAATACGCCAAGCAAACGGGCCTATGGGCTGACGGCATGGAAAAAGCCGAATACGCACGCGTCCTTGAGTTTGATTTGTCATCAGTGGTACGTAATATGGCAGGTCCGTCGCGTCCACATGCCCGTGTATCAACTACGGATTTGGTAGCCAAAGGTATCGCTCATGGCGCTGACGAAAAATTGCCTGAACCTAAAGACGGTCTCATGCCAGATGGCGCGGTTATTATCGCTGCTATTACCAGCTGCACCAATACTTCAAACCCACGCAACATGGTCGCCGCAGGCCTTGTCGCTCGTAATGCGAATGCCAAAGGCTTATTACGTAAACCTTGGGTGAAGTCATCATTAGCACCCGGCTCAAAAACGGTCAAAATGTATTTAGAAGAAGCTGGGTTGATGCCTGAGCTACAAGAGATCGGCTTTGATGTGGTTGGTTTTGCTTGTACCACTTGTAATGGGATGAGCGGTGCGCTAGACCCTGATATCGAAAAAGAAATCATCGATAATGATTTATTTACCACGGCAGTGCTATCTGGTAACCGTAACTTTGACGGTCGTATCCATCCATATGCCAAACAAGCGTTCCTGGCATCGCCGCCACTGGTTATCGCTTACGCCATCGCTGGTAACATCCGTTTTGATATCGAAAAAGACTCATTGGGCAAAGACCAAGACGGCAATGACGTGTATCTAAAAGACATCTGGTTTGATGATGAAGAGGTTGATGCCATTGTTGCTGCTGCTGTTAAGCCTGAGCAGTTTAATGCCGTATATATCCCTATGTTTGATGAAGCCAAAAAAGACACAGGTAAGGCGTTAAGTCCATTATATGACTGGCGTGAAATGACCACTTATATTCGCCGTCCGCCGTACTGGGAAGGCAAAATGGCTAAGAAAAATAAACTGACAGGCCTACGCCCGCTTGCAGTCCTTGGTGATAACATCACAACCGACCATATGTCACCCTCAAACGCTATTCTGGGCTCATCAGCAGCTGGCGAGTATCTCGATACTATGGGCTTGCCTGCTGAGGACTATAACTCATACGCAACCCATCGCGGCGACCATTTAACCGCGCAACGTGCCACCTTTGCCAACCCTAAACTATTGAACGAGATGGTACGTGACGAAAAGGGTGATATTATTCAAGGCTCACTGGCCAAAGTGGAGCCAGAAGGTCAAGTCATGCGTATGTGGGAAGCGATTGAAACCTACATGAACCGTGAGCAGCCGCTGATCATCATTGCAGGTGATGGCTATGGTCAAGGCTCAAGCCGTGACTGGGCTGCCAAAGGCGTGCGTCTCGCTGGCGTAGAAGCCGTCGTTGCTGAAGATTTTGAGCGTATTCATCGTCAAAACTTAGTGGGCATGGGCGCGCTGCCTTTACAGTTCGAAGAAGGCACGACTCGCCATACGCTAAATATCGATGGTACAGAAACCTTTGATGTCACAGGTGAAGTCTCGGCTGGCGGGTTGATGACTCTAGTGATTCATCGTACCGATGGTAGTACCACTGAGACGCCAATTATCTGCCGTTTAGATACTGCTGACGAAGTAAAAATGTACAACGCAGGTGGTATGCTACAACGCTTTGCTAAAGAGTTTATCGAAGGTACGCTTGATATCGTCTAA
- the prpC gene encoding bifunctional 2-methylcitrate synthase/citrate synthase: protein MAAQKELSGAGLRGQVAGKTSLSTVGKSGSGLTYRGYDVSELADKCIFEEVAYLLLYGNLPTQSELDAYQAKLKSLRGLPQALKDVLERIPADAHPMDVLRTGCSMLGNLETETDFAQQNDQTDRMLAAFPSIINYWYRFTHDNVRIETDTDDATIGGHFLHLLKGEKPNELHEKVMNVSLILYAEHEFNASTFTARVCASTLSDIHSCITGAIGSLRGPLHGGANEAAMDMIEGFSSPDEAEEKMMGMLARKDKIMGFGHAIYSESDPRNVVIKGWAEKLAADVGDEVLYPVSVRCEEVMWREKKLFCNADFFHASAYHFMGIPTKLFTPIFVCSRLTGWAAHVFEQRANNRIIRPSAEYTGEDLRPVPDMSAR from the coding sequence ATGGCAGCACAGAAAGAACTTTCAGGCGCAGGTCTACGTGGACAAGTCGCTGGTAAAACCTCTCTATCTACCGTTGGCAAATCAGGCTCTGGTCTGACCTATCGCGGTTATGATGTATCAGAACTGGCAGATAAGTGTATTTTTGAAGAAGTGGCTTATTTGCTGTTATACGGCAACTTGCCTACTCAAAGCGAGCTTGACGCCTATCAAGCCAAACTAAAAAGCTTACGCGGCCTACCACAAGCGTTAAAAGACGTGCTTGAACGTATTCCAGCCGACGCACATCCAATGGATGTGCTACGTACTGGCTGCTCTATGCTTGGCAACCTTGAAACCGAAACTGATTTTGCTCAGCAAAACGATCAAACTGATCGTATGCTAGCGGCCTTCCCGTCGATTATCAACTATTGGTATCGCTTCACCCATGACAATGTACGTATCGAGACCGATACAGATGATGCCACCATTGGCGGTCATTTCTTACATTTGCTCAAAGGCGAAAAACCAAACGAGCTACACGAGAAAGTAATGAACGTCTCGCTTATCCTTTATGCAGAGCATGAGTTTAACGCGTCGACCTTTACCGCTCGTGTGTGTGCATCTACCTTATCTGATATTCATTCTTGTATTACCGGTGCAATCGGTTCACTACGCGGTCCATTGCATGGCGGCGCGAATGAAGCGGCGATGGATATGATTGAAGGCTTTAGCTCACCTGATGAAGCTGAAGAAAAAATGATGGGTATGCTGGCTCGTAAAGACAAAATCATGGGCTTTGGTCATGCGATTTATAGCGAGTCAGACCCGCGTAACGTGGTGATTAAAGGTTGGGCTGAGAAGCTAGCTGCGGACGTTGGTGATGAAGTGCTATACCCAGTATCGGTACGCTGTGAAGAAGTCATGTGGCGTGAGAAGAAGTTATTCTGTAATGCTGACTTTTTCCATGCTTCTGCCTATCACTTTATGGGTATTCCAACCAAGCTATTCACCCCTATCTTTGTCTGTTCACGCTTGACTGGTTGGGCTGCTCACGTATTTGAGCAACGTGCTAACAACCGTATCATTCGCCCGAGTGCAGAATATACGGGTGAAGATCTACGCCCAGTACCAGATATGAGCGCGCGTTAA
- a CDS encoding DUF2059 domain-containing protein produces MPFFTAHTVVKSSLLSSTLAALLFMTGCDKTPETVDDTASDTSETVVGESEAAPSETDAQNDLIMTTITLDTVNSLLFAPIINSGALSEEQVSCLESRDKDLGKAEVDRFYKSQFTDAELKELDDFYTSDVGKKLLAFGNEQLRVMNGEEVATPMANPTPEEMTEIQTFMESPLGAKYMKINNAEGEGSAMEVLNVPIEAEFERCNVDLDGPQPEQPA; encoded by the coding sequence ATGCCATTTTTTACTGCTCATACGGTTGTCAAATCCTCACTACTTAGTAGCACGCTTGCGGCGCTGTTGTTCATGACGGGCTGTGATAAAACACCAGAAACCGTTGACGATACTGCCAGTGATACGAGCGAAACTGTGGTTGGCGAAAGCGAAGCTGCACCATCAGAGACTGATGCTCAAAACGACTTGATCATGACGACGATTACGTTAGATACCGTCAACAGCTTATTGTTTGCACCAATTATCAATAGCGGTGCGCTCAGCGAAGAGCAAGTCAGCTGCCTTGAGTCTCGCGACAAAGACTTGGGTAAAGCCGAAGTCGATCGTTTTTATAAGAGTCAGTTTACCGATGCAGAGTTAAAAGAGTTAGATGACTTTTATACGTCGGATGTGGGTAAAAAACTGCTTGCTTTTGGCAATGAGCAATTACGTGTCATGAATGGCGAAGAGGTGGCAACGCCAATGGCTAACCCTACCCCAGAAGAAATGACTGAAATTCAGACATTTATGGAGTCACCACTGGGTGCCAAGTATATGAAGATCAACAATGCAGAAGGCGAAGGCAGCGCGATGGAAGTCTTAAATGTCCCTATTGAAGCTGAATTTGAGCGTTGTAACGTCGATTTAGACGGTCCACAGCCTGAACAGCCTGCATAA
- the prpB gene encoding methylisocitrate lyase encodes MTSSSAGARFRSALAQKNDNNQPLQIAGAINAYTAMMATQVGHQALYLSGAGVANASFGLPDLGMTSLDNVLEDARRITDAVDTPLLVDIDTGFGGAFNIAQTIRKMEKAGVAAVHIEDQVAQKRCGHRPNKEIVSISEMVDRLKAALDAKTDPDFVVMARTDALSVEGLDAAVERAVAFQEAGADMIFAEALTDIEMYRKFTDVLDIPVLANMTEFGQTDLYTTDQLYSVGVEMVLYPLSAFRAMNKAALNVYQHLLDDGTQDKVVDTMQTRMELYDFLNYHEFEQTLDKLFADNK; translated from the coding sequence ATGACTTCATCTTCAGCAGGCGCGCGCTTTCGCAGTGCCCTCGCTCAAAAAAACGATAACAACCAACCATTACAGATTGCAGGCGCTATCAATGCCTATACAGCGATGATGGCAACCCAAGTTGGTCATCAAGCGTTGTATCTCTCTGGTGCTGGCGTGGCCAATGCGTCATTTGGTTTACCTGATCTAGGCATGACCAGCCTTGATAACGTCTTAGAAGATGCTCGCCGTATCACAGATGCCGTCGATACCCCGCTGCTTGTCGATATCGATACAGGCTTTGGTGGCGCATTTAACATCGCTCAAACTATCAGAAAGATGGAAAAAGCAGGCGTCGCGGCAGTACATATCGAAGATCAAGTGGCGCAAAAACGTTGTGGTCATCGCCCTAACAAAGAAATCGTTAGTATCTCAGAGATGGTTGATCGTCTAAAAGCGGCATTGGATGCCAAGACTGACCCTGACTTTGTAGTGATGGCTCGTACAGATGCCCTATCAGTAGAAGGTTTAGACGCTGCTGTTGAACGTGCCGTCGCCTTTCAAGAAGCGGGTGCAGATATGATCTTTGCAGAAGCGCTGACCGATATCGAGATGTATCGTAAGTTCACTGATGTACTCGATATTCCAGTACTGGCAAACATGACAGAGTTTGGTCAAACAGATCTATATACCACTGATCAGTTGTATAGTGTGGGTGTTGAGATGGTGTTATATCCACTATCCGCTTTCCGCGCTATGAACAAAGCAGCATTGAACGTTTATCAGCATTTGTTAGATGATGGTACACAAGACAAAGTCGTCGATACCATGCAGACTCGCATGGAGCTCTATGATTTCTTGAACTACCATGAGTTTGAGCAGACACTAGACAAGCTATTTGCTGATAATAAGTAG
- a CDS encoding NRAMP family divalent metal transporter — translation MSTQQLNNPSAPDDSVASQQEGFSWRIFGPGILMATAAIGGSHLISSTQAGAIYGWQLAIMIVLANVFKYPFFRFATDYVYDTGESLIAGYAKRSKVYLWVYFILSILSAVISTGAVSLIAAVILGFMLPASLGLSTMALSLIIVAVSWFFLIAGHYKLLDGVTKWIMIALTTATVAAVIIAAGKPTVMAVDFVAASPWNLATLGFIVALMGWMPAPLEFAAITSMWTSAKVKADHTTHSQGLLDFNVGYAVSAILALFFLSLGVFVQYGSGQDIELVGGAYINQLINMYTATIGEWSRLLVAFVAFMCMFGTTITCADGYGRANAECWRLLKGESEINKKQIAFWTTYAIGGGLVIITFFTGQLGAMLKFAMISAFVSAPIFGWLNYSLVKKHKKLSAGMNALSIAGLIFLAGFALLFLANMAGLFA, via the coding sequence ATGTCCACACAACAACTCAACAACCCAAGTGCCCCTGACGATAGCGTTGCCTCGCAACAAGAGGGCTTTAGCTGGCGCATCTTTGGTCCAGGTATTTTGATGGCGACTGCTGCCATTGGTGGTTCGCATTTGATTTCATCAACACAGGCCGGCGCTATCTATGGCTGGCAACTGGCCATTATGATTGTATTAGCCAACGTGTTTAAGTATCCGTTTTTTCGCTTTGCAACTGACTACGTCTACGATACTGGCGAGAGTTTGATTGCAGGCTATGCCAAACGCTCAAAGGTATATCTTTGGGTATATTTTATTCTTTCTATCTTGTCAGCGGTTATTAGTACGGGTGCGGTTTCACTTATTGCTGCCGTAATTTTGGGCTTTATGTTGCCAGCCTCACTTGGTCTGTCGACAATGGCGTTATCTCTCATTATCGTCGCGGTCTCTTGGTTCTTTTTGATTGCAGGGCATTACAAGTTGCTCGATGGTGTGACTAAGTGGATTATGATTGCGCTTACCACGGCAACCGTTGCTGCAGTTATCATTGCTGCTGGCAAGCCAACCGTTATGGCAGTAGATTTTGTGGCGGCCTCTCCTTGGAATTTAGCCACGTTGGGCTTCATCGTAGCACTCATGGGCTGGATGCCAGCACCGCTAGAGTTTGCAGCGATTACCTCTATGTGGACCTCTGCCAAAGTCAAAGCAGATCACACCACGCATAGCCAAGGCTTGTTAGATTTTAACGTTGGCTATGCAGTTTCAGCGATATTGGCGTTGTTCTTCTTATCGTTAGGTGTGTTTGTCCAGTACGGATCAGGACAAGATATTGAATTGGTCGGCGGTGCTTATATCAACCAGTTAATCAATATGTATACCGCAACCATTGGTGAATGGTCGAGATTGCTGGTCGCTTTCGTCGCCTTTATGTGTATGTTTGGCACGACCATCACCTGTGCTGATGGCTATGGACGCGCTAATGCTGAATGCTGGCGCCTGCTAAAAGGTGAAAGCGAAATCAATAAAAAGCAAATCGCTTTTTGGACGACCTATGCCATCGGTGGTGGTCTAGTAATTATCACTTTCTTCACAGGACAACTAGGCGCTATGCTTAAGTTTGCCATGATATCGGCGTTCGTCTCTGCGCCTATTTTTGGTTGGTTAAACTACTCATTGGTTAAAAAGCATAAGAAACTGTCAGCAGGTATGAATGCTCTGTCTATCGCGGGCTTGATATTCTTGGCAGGTTTCGCATTATTGTTCTTGGCCAATATGGCAGGTTTATTTGCTTAA
- a CDS encoding LysR family transcriptional regulator, with translation MDLKQLNAFIAVADLRSFSAAATKTGLSQPSLSRLLKQLETDMGVVLIDRYHRPLHLTEAGSFFYDKISTILTEIDTVTSMTQRLSAPSSVLNIGFVPSVLYGLLPEIIATLKQFSPDIDVNLKDISSYQQIDALKSGEIDIGFGRFAHQDPWIQQILLRHERYVVALPKSHPLANVRKQRLIDLANNRLILYHQTHLPVSSTVTTETATQANDKLSTSRVNRAATHEAASSEPITEPLLHLFAQYGISPFMTTTVSDLQVALGLVAAGEGITLVPASLQTVRTEQISYQRLVHENVTSPIYLHTLKDFVHPKIPDLLTAIYHVYEQRGITYRQQNFVSQA, from the coding sequence ATGGATTTAAAACAGCTCAATGCATTTATCGCGGTTGCCGATTTGCGCAGCTTTAGCGCTGCCGCCACCAAAACAGGACTGTCACAGCCGAGCCTGAGTCGCTTGCTAAAACAGTTAGAGACTGACATGGGCGTGGTGCTTATTGATCGCTACCACAGGCCACTACATCTGACTGAAGCGGGCAGTTTTTTCTACGATAAAATAAGCACTATCCTGACCGAGATTGATACGGTGACCAGTATGACTCAGCGTCTATCAGCACCAAGCAGCGTTTTAAATATAGGTTTTGTGCCTTCAGTGCTATATGGCCTACTGCCTGAAATCATTGCCACGCTTAAACAGTTCAGCCCTGATATCGACGTTAATTTAAAAGACATCAGCTCATATCAACAAATAGATGCACTCAAGTCTGGTGAGATTGATATTGGCTTTGGCCGATTTGCCCATCAAGATCCATGGATTCAGCAGATTCTGCTACGTCATGAACGCTACGTGGTGGCATTACCAAAATCACACCCGCTTGCCAATGTACGTAAGCAACGCTTGATAGACCTAGCGAACAATCGCTTAATTTTATATCATCAAACACATTTGCCAGTATCGTCCACGGTGACGACAGAAACAGCGACCCAAGCAAACGACAAGCTGTCTACAAGTAGAGTCAACCGTGCTGCTACTCACGAAGCAGCATCTAGCGAGCCTATTACTGAGCCTTTATTACATCTTTTTGCCCAGTATGGCATCTCACCTTTTATGACCACGACAGTCAGTGATTTGCAGGTAGCATTGGGACTGGTCGCGGCAGGAGAAGGTATTACATTGGTGCCTGCCAGCTTGCAAACCGTACGTACGGAACAGATCAGCTACCAACGTTTGGTTCATGAAAATGTCACCTCCCCTATTTATTTACACACCCTCAAAGACTTTGTACACCCAAAAATACCTGACTTGCTCACAGCCATTTATCACGTCTATGAACAGCGCGGCATTACTTATCGGCAGCAAAATTTTGTGTCACAGGCCTAA